Proteins encoded within one genomic window of Amycolatopsis nigrescens CSC17Ta-90:
- a CDS encoding ABC1 kinase family protein, with amino-acid sequence MTHSSDWTDDRTDTAIPRRTAARTAKLASLPLGIAGRAVGGWGKRLTGQSAKDVNATLSAKAAEQLFEVLGTLKGGAMKFGQALSVFEAAVPDEMAEPYREALTKLQAAAPPMPVRQTHRVLAEQLGRSWRQRFAEFSDQPSAAASIGQVHRAVWHDGREVAVKVQYPGADEALRSDLRQLQRFSRLFQALVPGTEVKPLLAELANRMNEELDYRAEAENQRAFAKAFAGDEQVLVPRVVASAPRVVITEWISGTPLADIIRDGDTATRDEAGRLLAEFHYSSPVRARMLHSDPHPGNFMLTDDGKLGVVDFGAVANLPNGIPRHLGEMTRLALDGRSDELIKLLREVGFIRAETELSADHVLAYLEPFTEPLLTERFHFTRRWMQEQAGRVGDIRSQDFRTGRSLNLPPEYLLIHRVTAGTTGILCQLDAEIPARKIVERWQPGFTD; translated from the coding sequence GTGACCCACTCCAGCGACTGGACCGACGACCGGACCGACACCGCGATTCCCCGCCGGACCGCAGCGCGGACGGCCAAACTGGCCAGCCTGCCATTGGGCATAGCGGGCCGGGCCGTCGGCGGCTGGGGCAAGCGGCTGACCGGGCAGAGCGCCAAGGACGTCAACGCGACGCTGTCCGCCAAGGCCGCGGAGCAGCTGTTCGAGGTGCTCGGCACGCTCAAGGGCGGCGCGATGAAGTTCGGCCAGGCGCTGAGCGTGTTCGAGGCCGCGGTACCGGACGAAATGGCCGAGCCGTACCGCGAGGCCCTGACCAAGCTGCAGGCCGCCGCACCGCCGATGCCCGTCCGGCAGACCCACCGGGTGCTGGCCGAGCAGCTCGGGCGTTCCTGGCGGCAGCGGTTCGCCGAGTTCAGCGATCAGCCCTCCGCCGCGGCCAGCATCGGCCAGGTGCATCGCGCGGTGTGGCACGACGGCCGCGAGGTCGCGGTCAAGGTGCAGTACCCGGGCGCCGACGAGGCCCTGCGCAGCGACCTGCGGCAGCTCCAGCGGTTCAGCAGGCTGTTCCAGGCGCTGGTGCCGGGCACCGAGGTCAAGCCGCTGCTCGCCGAGCTCGCCAACCGGATGAACGAGGAGCTGGACTACCGCGCCGAGGCCGAGAACCAGCGCGCCTTCGCCAAGGCCTTCGCCGGCGACGAGCAGGTGCTCGTGCCGAGGGTGGTGGCGAGCGCGCCAAGGGTGGTGATCACCGAGTGGATCAGCGGTACCCCGCTCGCCGACATCATCAGGGACGGTGACACCGCCACCCGTGACGAGGCCGGCAGGTTGCTGGCCGAGTTCCACTACTCCTCACCGGTCCGCGCCCGGATGCTGCATTCGGACCCGCACCCCGGCAACTTCATGCTGACCGATGACGGGAAGCTGGGCGTTGTCGACTTCGGCGCGGTCGCCAATCTGCCCAACGGCATCCCGCGCCATCTCGGCGAAATGACCAGGCTGGCTCTGGACGGCCGTTCCGACGAGCTGATCAAGCTGCTGCGCGAAGTCGGTTTCATCAGGGCGGAAACCGAGCTGAGCGCGGACCACGTGCTCGCCTATCTCGAGCCGTTCACCGAGCCGCTGCTGACCGAGCGCTTCCACTTCACCCGGCGCTGGATGCAGGAGCAGGCCGGCCGGGTCGGCGACATCCGCAGTCAGGACTTCCGCACCGGGCGCTCGCTCAACCTGCCGCCGGAGTATCTGCTGATCCACCGCGTGACAGCGGGCACGACCGGCATCCTCTGCCAGCTGGACGCGGAAATCCCGGCCAGGAAGATCGTGGAACGTTGGCAGCCCGGGTTCACCGACTGA